In one Deinococcus detaillensis genomic region, the following are encoded:
- a CDS encoding group III truncated hemoglobin has protein sequence MTAPVMVTAPIVAGRLFDQIGEITLRRVLWLFYERVMQDELLAPVFRAKLGTFPKDGWPVHMTRLEGFWRATTGGPSTYRGQPGPAHQGHGLEAEHFERWLALWDKTLREQLDPPEAEALLKMASRMRVNLERFATLPLDKP, from the coding sequence ATGACTGCGCCCGTTATGGTGACTGCACCCATTGTGGCAGGCCGTCTGTTTGACCAGATCGGTGAAATCACGTTGCGGCGAGTGCTGTGGCTTTTTTACGAGCGGGTAATGCAAGACGAGCTGCTCGCGCCCGTCTTCCGTGCCAAACTCGGCACCTTTCCGAAAGACGGCTGGCCGGTACACATGACCCGCCTCGAAGGCTTTTGGCGGGCCACGACAGGCGGGCCGAGCACTTACCGGGGCCAACCCGGGCCAGCCCACCAAGGCCACGGCCTGGAAGCCGAGCATTTTGAGCGCTGGCTGGCGCTTTGGGACAAGACTTTACGTGAGCAGCTTGACCCGCCCGAAGCCGAGGCGCTTCTCAAGATGGCCAGCCGAATGCGCGTCAATCTGGAGCGCTTCGCTACCCTACCCCTGGATAAGCCGTGA